A section of the Carya illinoinensis cultivar Pawnee chromosome 12, C.illinoinensisPawnee_v1, whole genome shotgun sequence genome encodes:
- the LOC122289944 gene encoding ABC transporter E family member 2 isoform X1 has product MAERLTRIAIVSSDRCKPKKCRQECKKSCPVVKTGKLCIEVTPASKIAFISEELCIGCGICVKKCPFEAIQIINLPKDLDKDTTHRYGPNTFKLHRLPVPRPGQVLGLVGTNGIGKSTALKVLAGKLKPNLGRFNNPPDWQEILTYFRGSELQNYFTRILEDDLKAIIKPQYVDHIPKAVQGNVGQVLDQKDERDMKSELCNDLELNQVIDRNVGDLSGGELQRFAIAVVAVQNAEIYMFDEPSSYLDVKQRLKAAQVVRSLLRPHSYVIVVEHDLSVLDYLSDFICCLYGKPGAYGVVTLPFSVREGINIFLAGFVPTENLRFRDESLTFKVAETPQESAEEIETYARYKYPTMTKTQGNFRLHVVEGEFTDSQIIVMLGENGTGKTTFIRMLAGLLKPDSVEGSDVEIPEFNVSYKPQKISPKFPSTVRHLLHQKIRDSYMHPQFVSDVMKPLLIEQLMDQEVVNLSGGELQRVALCLCLGKPADIYLIDEPSAYLDSEQRIVASKVIKRFILHAKKTAFVVEHDFIMATYLADRVIVYEGKPSIDCTANSPQSLLTGMNLFLSHLDITFRRDPTNYRPRINKLDSTKDREQKSAGSYYYLDD; this is encoded by the exons ATGGCAGAGCGGTTGACGCGTATAGCTATTGTGAGCTCCGACAGGTGCAAAcccaagaagtgccgccaggaATGCAAGAAGAGCTGCCCTGTTGTTAAAACCG GTAAACTTTGTATCGAGGTTACCCCTGCTTCTAAGATTGCTTTCATCTCCGAGGAATTGTGTATTGGATGTGGTATCTGTGTTAAG AAATGCCCATTTGAAGCTATTCAGATCATCAACTTGCCGAAAGATCTGGACAAGGATACAACCCATCGCTATGGTCCTAACACTTTTAAATTGCATAG GTTACCAGTCCCAAGACCTGGGCAAGTTCTTGGCCTGGTTGGAACTAATGGCATTGGAAAGTCTACTGCCCTTAAAGTTTTGGCTGGAAAATTGAAACCAAACCTGGGTCGTTTCAAT aatCCTCCAGACTGGCAGGAAATCTTGACATACTTCAGAGGATCAGAGCTGCAAAACTACTTCACTCGTATTCTTGAAGATGATTTGAAG GCTATTATAAAGCCCCAGTATGTTGATCACATTCCGAAAGCAGTTCAAGGCAATGTAGGGCAGGTGCTGGATCAAAAGGATGAGAGGGACATGAAGTCAGAACTTTGCAATGATCTTGAGCTGAACCAGGTTATAGATCGTAATGTGGGGGATTTATCAGGAGGAGAGCTTCAAAGATTTGCAATTGCTGTTGTTGCTGTACAGAATGCCGAGATATACATGTTTGATGAACCTTCAAGTTATCTTGATGTGAAACAGAGGCTAAAAGCTGCTCAAGTTGTCCGATCGTTGCTCAGGCCTCATAG CTATGTAATTGTTGTGGAGCATGATCTTAGTGTTCTGGATTACTTATCGGACTTCATTTGCTGTTTATATGGGAAACCGGGAGCATATGGAGTTGTAACCCTTCCGTTCTCAGTCAGGGAAGGAATCAATATCTTCTTGGCAGGATTTGTTCCAACAGAAAATTTACGGTTTCGGGATGAATCTCTCACCTTTAAG GTTGCTGAGACACCACAGGAAAGTGCTGAGGAAATTGAGACATATGCACGATACAAATATCCCACTATGACCAAAACTCAAGGAAATTTCAGGCTTCATGTTGTTGAGGGTGAATTTACTGATTCTCAGATCATTGTGATGCTGGGTGAAAATGGGACAGGAAAAACAACGTTTATCCGAATGCTG GCTGGATTACTGAAACCTGATTCTGTAGAAGGTTCTGATGTGGAGATACCTGAGTTTAATGTTTCCTACAAACCCCAGAAGATCAGTCCAAAATTTCCATCCACTGTCAGGCACTTGTTACATCAAAAAATTCGCGATTCATACATGCATCCTCAGTTTGTATCTGATGTGATGAAGCCTCTTCTTATTGAACAATTAATGGATCAAGAAGTTGTGAATCTTTCTGGTGGAGAGCTGCAAAGAGTTGCATTATGTCTATGCCTTGGGAAG CCTGCAGATATTTATCTGATAGATGAACCTAGTGCATATCTTGATTCTGAGCAGCGTATAGTTGCTTCGAAAGTCATAAAGAGGTTTATTCTTCATGCAAAGAAAACTGCTTTCGTGGTTGAGCATGATTTTATAATGGCAACTTATCTGGCAGACAGAGTTATTGTGTACGAGGGGAAGCCCTCAATCGATTGTACTGCCAATTCTCCCCAGTCATTGTTGACTGGGATGAATCTCTTCTTATCC
- the LOC122289944 gene encoding ABC transporter E family member 2 isoform X2: MKSELCNDLELNQVIDRNVGDLSGGELQRFAIAVVAVQNAEIYMFDEPSSYLDVKQRLKAAQVVRSLLRPHSYVIVVEHDLSVLDYLSDFICCLYGKPGAYGVVTLPFSVREGINIFLAGFVPTENLRFRDESLTFKVAETPQESAEEIETYARYKYPTMTKTQGNFRLHVVEGEFTDSQIIVMLGENGTGKTTFIRMLAGLLKPDSVEGSDVEIPEFNVSYKPQKISPKFPSTVRHLLHQKIRDSYMHPQFVSDVMKPLLIEQLMDQEVVNLSGGELQRVALCLCLGKPADIYLIDEPSAYLDSEQRIVASKVIKRFILHAKKTAFVVEHDFIMATYLADRVIVYEGKPSIDCTANSPQSLLTGMNLFLSHLDITFRRDPTNYRPRINKLDSTKDREQKSAGSYYYLDD; encoded by the exons ATGAAGTCAGAACTTTGCAATGATCTTGAGCTGAACCAGGTTATAGATCGTAATGTGGGGGATTTATCAGGAGGAGAGCTTCAAAGATTTGCAATTGCTGTTGTTGCTGTACAGAATGCCGAGATATACATGTTTGATGAACCTTCAAGTTATCTTGATGTGAAACAGAGGCTAAAAGCTGCTCAAGTTGTCCGATCGTTGCTCAGGCCTCATAG CTATGTAATTGTTGTGGAGCATGATCTTAGTGTTCTGGATTACTTATCGGACTTCATTTGCTGTTTATATGGGAAACCGGGAGCATATGGAGTTGTAACCCTTCCGTTCTCAGTCAGGGAAGGAATCAATATCTTCTTGGCAGGATTTGTTCCAACAGAAAATTTACGGTTTCGGGATGAATCTCTCACCTTTAAG GTTGCTGAGACACCACAGGAAAGTGCTGAGGAAATTGAGACATATGCACGATACAAATATCCCACTATGACCAAAACTCAAGGAAATTTCAGGCTTCATGTTGTTGAGGGTGAATTTACTGATTCTCAGATCATTGTGATGCTGGGTGAAAATGGGACAGGAAAAACAACGTTTATCCGAATGCTG GCTGGATTACTGAAACCTGATTCTGTAGAAGGTTCTGATGTGGAGATACCTGAGTTTAATGTTTCCTACAAACCCCAGAAGATCAGTCCAAAATTTCCATCCACTGTCAGGCACTTGTTACATCAAAAAATTCGCGATTCATACATGCATCCTCAGTTTGTATCTGATGTGATGAAGCCTCTTCTTATTGAACAATTAATGGATCAAGAAGTTGTGAATCTTTCTGGTGGAGAGCTGCAAAGAGTTGCATTATGTCTATGCCTTGGGAAG CCTGCAGATATTTATCTGATAGATGAACCTAGTGCATATCTTGATTCTGAGCAGCGTATAGTTGCTTCGAAAGTCATAAAGAGGTTTATTCTTCATGCAAAGAAAACTGCTTTCGTGGTTGAGCATGATTTTATAATGGCAACTTATCTGGCAGACAGAGTTATTGTGTACGAGGGGAAGCCCTCAATCGATTGTACTGCCAATTCTCCCCAGTCATTGTTGACTGGGATGAATCTCTTCTTATCC